The sequence GGCGGTCTGGCGATCGACCGGTGGCTGGCCGCATGCACAAGCGAGGGGCATGCAACGCCTGCGGGCTCTGGCGGCCGACGGCTTGCCGGGCTGGGCCTTGACGTACCAGCTAGGCAATTCGGCAGATCAGGCCCTTGAGGTACCGGCCCTCCGGAAAGGCCAGCGCCACCGGGTGATCCGCCGGTTGAGATAGCCAACCGACAATCTGGGCATCCAGCGACGCATCCACCGCAGCCTCGGCCACGATCGTCTGGAAGAACTCCGCCGAAATCGCCCCTGAACACGAGAAGGTGTAGAGCGTCCCTCCCGGACGGAGCAGCTTGAATGCCAACAAGTTGATGTCCTTGTAGCCGCGGGCGGCCCGCTCCACCTGGGCCGCGCTGCCGGCGAAGCGCGGCGGATCCAGGACGATGGTGTCGAACCTCTGGCCCCGGTCGCGCAACTTGCGCAGCGCGACGAAGACGTCTGCCTGCTGCCAGTCCGCCTTCTGTGCCTCAAACCCATTGAGGCTCAGGTTGGCCTTCCCCAGGGTGATCGCCCCAGCCGATTCCTCGACGGAGAGCACTGA comes from Anaerolineales bacterium and encodes:
- a CDS encoding class I SAM-dependent methyltransferase: SVLSVEESAGAITLGKANLSLNGFEAQKADWQQADVFVALRKLRDRGQRFDTIVLDPPRFAGSAAQVERAARGYKDINLLAFKLLRPGGTLYTFSCSGAISAEFFQTIVAEAAVDASLDAQIVGWLSQPADHPVALAFPEGRYLKGLICRIA